In Pseudomonas lalkuanensis, the following are encoded in one genomic region:
- a CDS encoding flavin reductase family protein, which translates to MLTQEFREAMGRFAGAVNAITSFEGDKPVGLIATAVCSLSAEPPSVIVCINKSASAHDAILNHGYFGVNLLSPLQAHVVDRFTKSKGADRFSESDWDLEDFAVPILKDAPAGMVCKIGNCFDGFSHTIFVGIIESINLSDPERNHCLLWKGRGLHQAVELNIAS; encoded by the coding sequence ATGTTGACTCAGGAATTTCGTGAAGCAATGGGCCGGTTTGCCGGCGCAGTGAATGCCATTACCAGTTTCGAGGGCGACAAGCCGGTCGGCTTGATTGCGACTGCGGTCTGCAGTCTGTCCGCTGAACCGCCGTCCGTCATTGTGTGCATCAACAAGTCGGCTTCGGCTCACGATGCGATTCTCAACCACGGCTATTTCGGTGTGAACCTGTTGTCCCCGCTGCAGGCGCACGTGGTGGACCGCTTCACCAAGAGCAAAGGGGCTGACCGCTTCTCCGAGTCCGATTGGGATCTGGAAGACTTTGCCGTGCCGATCCTGAAGGACGCTCCGGCCGGAATGGTCTGCAAGATCGGCAATTGCTTCGATGGTTTTTCTCACACCATCTTCGTGGGCATCATCGAGTCGATCAACCTCAGCGACCCCGAGCGCAATCACTGCCTGCTGTGGAAA
- a CDS encoding NAD-dependent succinate-semialdehyde dehydrogenase: MAYPAVNLFINGVWREGSEGRREDVVNPATGKVIGSVAHASRADLDDVLEAAQAGFKAWQNVSVFERSKIMRRAATLLRERVEEIATLITLEEGKPLAEARMEVNSGADLIDWFAEEARRTYGRIIPARLPGVTQLANKEAVGPCIGFTPWNFPVSQILRKVGPALAAGCSIIIKGPEETPAAPAAMFRCFADAGVPAGTLGLIYGVPAEISSYCIPHPIIRKVSFTGSVPVGKHLAALAGSHMKRVTMELGGHAPVIICNDADLQAACQALIAFKYRNAGQVCISPTRFIVQRGVHDQFVEMFSSAASALKVGDGLAPDTQVGPLINERRLQAVERLVKDAVAKGASVAAGGNRIDKEGYFFEPTVLTGVTAEMAAMSEEPFGPVALVRSFDEVEEALQEANRLPFGLASYAWTRTQSVADTLSRRVDSGMLTINHLGLALAETPYGGVRDSGYGSEGGIEALDGYLTTKFVSCLNQ; this comes from the coding sequence ATGGCTTATCCAGCAGTGAATTTGTTCATCAACGGGGTATGGCGCGAGGGTTCCGAAGGGCGCCGGGAAGATGTAGTCAACCCGGCTACCGGAAAGGTCATCGGAAGCGTTGCGCATGCGAGCCGTGCGGACCTCGATGACGTACTCGAGGCCGCTCAGGCCGGCTTCAAGGCTTGGCAGAACGTCTCCGTTTTTGAACGCAGTAAAATCATGCGTCGCGCTGCCACGCTGCTCCGTGAGCGCGTTGAGGAGATCGCCACGCTGATCACCCTGGAAGAGGGTAAGCCGCTGGCCGAAGCCCGCATGGAGGTCAACTCCGGCGCCGACCTGATCGACTGGTTCGCTGAGGAGGCGCGTCGCACTTACGGCCGTATCATTCCGGCCCGCCTGCCAGGTGTAACCCAACTTGCCAACAAGGAAGCCGTTGGGCCATGCATCGGGTTCACGCCCTGGAACTTCCCTGTCAGCCAGATTCTGCGCAAAGTCGGTCCCGCTCTGGCCGCGGGTTGCTCGATCATCATCAAGGGACCTGAGGAGACTCCTGCTGCTCCTGCTGCAATGTTCCGCTGCTTCGCCGACGCCGGCGTTCCCGCTGGTACGCTCGGCCTGATCTACGGGGTTCCTGCCGAGATTTCCTCGTACTGCATTCCGCATCCGATCATTCGCAAAGTGTCCTTCACCGGTTCCGTGCCCGTTGGCAAACATCTGGCTGCCCTTGCAGGTAGCCACATGAAGCGGGTCACCATGGAGCTGGGTGGACATGCTCCGGTGATCATCTGCAACGATGCAGACCTTCAAGCGGCGTGCCAGGCACTCATCGCGTTCAAGTACCGCAACGCCGGCCAAGTTTGTATCTCGCCGACCCGCTTCATCGTTCAACGCGGTGTACATGACCAGTTTGTCGAGATGTTCTCGTCGGCTGCGTCCGCGCTCAAGGTTGGTGATGGCCTGGCACCTGATACCCAGGTTGGTCCGTTGATCAACGAGCGCCGTCTGCAGGCAGTAGAGCGCCTGGTGAAGGATGCCGTTGCCAAGGGTGCCAGCGTGGCGGCTGGCGGTAATCGTATCGATAAGGAAGGTTACTTCTTCGAGCCGACAGTGCTGACCGGTGTCACCGCAGAAATGGCTGCCATGAGCGAAGAGCCTTTCGGCCCCGTTGCTCTGGTTCGCTCTTTTGATGAAGTCGAAGAGGCCTTGCAGGAGGCGAACCGACTTCCGTTTGGTCTGGCTTCCTACGCCTGGACTCGTACCCAGTCGGTGGCGGACACCCTTTCCCGTCGCGTCGATTCGGGAATGCTCACCATCAATCACCTGGGCCTGGCGCTGGCTGAAACACCTTACGGCGGCGTCAGGGATTCAGGTTACGGCTCCGAGGGCGGTATCGAAGCTCTCGACGGCTATTTGACCACCAAATTCGTCTCGTGCCTTAACCAGTGA
- the lipA gene encoding lipoyl synthase yields the protein MTATSRSAVEVGVKLRGAEKVARIPVKIIPTEEVPRKPDWIRVPIATSPEVARIKQLLRKHKLHSVCEEASCPNLGECFSGGTATFMIMGDICTRRCPFCDVGHGRPKPLDPDEPKNLAVAIADLRLKYVVITSVDRDDLRDGGAQHFVDCLREIRKLSPGIQLETLVPDYRGRMDVALAITEQEPPDVFNHNLETVPRLYKAARPGSDFEWSLDLLENFKQRVPHVPTKSGLMLGLGETDDEVIETMQRMREHEIDMLTLGQYLQPSRSHLPVQRFVHPDTFAWFAEKGAEMGFKNVASGPLVRSSYHADQQVHGQTIR from the coding sequence ATGACTGCTACATCCCGGTCCGCCGTCGAAGTGGGCGTCAAACTGCGCGGCGCCGAGAAGGTAGCGCGCATCCCGGTGAAGATCATTCCCACCGAGGAGGTGCCGCGCAAACCCGATTGGATTCGCGTACCCATCGCGACCTCTCCTGAAGTGGCGCGCATCAAGCAACTGCTGCGCAAGCACAAGCTGCACAGCGTCTGCGAAGAGGCCTCCTGCCCGAACCTGGGCGAGTGTTTCTCTGGTGGTACCGCTACTTTCATGATCATGGGCGACATCTGCACCCGTCGCTGCCCCTTCTGCGACGTCGGGCACGGCCGGCCGAAGCCGCTTGACCCGGACGAGCCGAAAAACCTCGCGGTCGCCATCGCCGACCTGCGTCTGAAGTATGTGGTGATTACCTCGGTGGACCGCGACGACCTGCGCGATGGTGGCGCCCAGCACTTCGTCGACTGCCTGCGCGAGATCCGCAAGCTCTCTCCGGGTATCCAGTTGGAAACCTTGGTGCCGGACTACCGCGGGCGCATGGATGTGGCGCTGGCCATCACCGAGCAAGAGCCGCCAGATGTGTTCAACCACAATCTGGAAACCGTGCCGCGCCTGTACAAGGCCGCGCGTCCGGGCTCCGATTTCGAGTGGTCCCTGGACCTGCTGGAGAACTTCAAGCAGCGCGTACCTCATGTGCCTACCAAGTCTGGCCTGATGCTGGGCCTGGGCGAGACTGACGACGAGGTGATCGAAACGATGCAGCGCATGCGCGAGCACGAGATCGACATGCTGACCCTCGGCCAGTACTTGCAGCCCTCACGCAGCCACCTGCCGGTGCAGCGCTTTGTCCACCCGGACACCTTCGCCTGGTTCGCCGAGAAAGGCGCCGAAATGGGCTTCAAGAACGTAGCTTCCGGTCCGCTGGTTCGTTCCTCCTACCACGCCGACCAGCAGGTTCACGGGCAGACAATTCGATAA
- the gcvT gene encoding glycine cleavage system aminomethyltransferase GcvT, whose amino-acid sequence MTTENLAKTALHALHLELGARMVPFAGYDMPVQYPLGVLKEHLHTREQAGLFDVSHMGQIILRGAQAAIALESLVPVDIVDLPVGMQRYALFTNVEGGILDDLMVARLSENELFVVVNAACKDQDLAHLVRHIGDRCVIESLFKSRALIALQGPQAAQALSRLAPDVAGMTFMQFTKLELMGVDCYVSRSGYTGEDGYEISVPVEHAEALARALLEQPEVQPIGLGARDSLRLEAGLCLYGHDMDQFTSPIEASLAWAISKARRADGVRAGGFPGDDMIFAQQQEGVVSKRVGLLPQERIPVREGAEIVDAEGTVIGQVTSGGFGPSLGGPLAMGYVKAPHNALGSEVFAVVRGKQVPMLVAKTPFVPQRYYRG is encoded by the coding sequence ATGACCACTGAGAATCTTGCCAAGACTGCACTGCATGCGCTGCACCTCGAACTCGGTGCCCGCATGGTGCCTTTTGCTGGCTACGACATGCCGGTGCAATACCCGCTGGGCGTGCTCAAAGAGCACCTGCACACCCGTGAGCAGGCTGGCCTGTTCGACGTGTCCCACATGGGCCAGATCATCCTGCGCGGCGCTCAAGCAGCCATTGCTCTGGAAAGCCTGGTGCCTGTCGATATCGTTGATCTGCCTGTCGGCATGCAGCGCTATGCCCTGTTCACCAACGTCGAAGGCGGCATCCTTGATGACCTGATGGTCGCACGCCTGTCCGAGAATGAACTGTTCGTAGTGGTCAATGCTGCCTGCAAGGATCAGGACCTGGCTCACCTGGTGCGCCACATTGGTGATCGCTGTGTAATCGAGTCGCTGTTCAAGTCTCGTGCCCTGATCGCGTTGCAGGGGCCCCAGGCCGCTCAGGCGCTGAGTCGCTTGGCGCCGGACGTGGCCGGTATGACCTTTATGCAGTTCACCAAGCTCGAGTTGATGGGCGTGGATTGCTATGTCAGCCGCTCCGGTTACACCGGTGAAGATGGCTATGAGATTTCCGTTCCGGTTGAGCACGCCGAAGCCCTGGCTCGCGCTCTGCTGGAGCAGCCGGAAGTCCAGCCCATCGGTCTCGGCGCCCGCGATTCGCTGCGCCTGGAAGCCGGCCTGTGCCTATACGGTCACGACATGGACCAATTCACGTCCCCGATCGAAGCTAGCCTTGCTTGGGCCATTTCCAAAGCACGTCGCGCGGATGGTGTACGAGCTGGTGGTTTCCCGGGAGACGACATGATTTTCGCCCAGCAGCAGGAAGGAGTCGTCAGCAAGCGTGTTGGTCTACTGCCGCAAGAGCGTATTCCTGTGCGTGAAGGGGCGGAAATTGTCGATGCCGAAGGCACCGTAATTGGTCAGGTCACGAGTGGTGGTTTCGGCCCAAGCCTCGGTGGCCCGCTGGCGATGGGATATGTGAAAGCGCCTCACAACGCATTGGGCTCGGAAGTGTTTGCTGTTGTGCGCGGCAAGCAAGTCCCCATGCTTGTGGCCAAGACTCCTTTCGTTCCGCAGCGCTACTACCGCGGTTGA
- a CDS encoding L-serine ammonia-lyase, with translation MSLSVFDLFKVGIGPSSSHTVGPMRAAAGFAQGLKSDGLLERVASVRAELYGSLGATGKGHGSDKAVLLGFEGEQPDSVDTESVEGRLAAIRVEGNINLLGEKPIRFVEKEHLAMIRKPLPYHPNGMVFRAFDDAGIQLRSREFYSVGGGFVVDEAAVGVDRIVEDRTPLPYPFRTAKELLDQCTRHGLSVSELMWENEKVWRSPEETSRGLLKIWQVMQDCVKAGCRKEGIMPGGLKVKRRAAALYRQLSEQPEANLRDSLSVLDWVNLYALAVNEENATGGRVVTAPTNGAAGIVPAVLHYYSRFITGADEEGVKRFLLTAAAIGILYKENASISGAEVGCQGEVGVACSMAAGALCEVLGGTPQQVENAAEIGMEHNLGLTCDPVGGLVQVPCIERNAMGSVKAINAARMALRGDGQHFISLDKVIRTMRQTGADMKSKYKETARGGLAVNIIEC, from the coding sequence ATGTCGCTAAGCGTTTTCGATCTGTTCAAGGTGGGTATCGGTCCATCGAGCTCGCATACCGTGGGCCCGATGCGAGCCGCAGCGGGATTTGCCCAGGGGCTGAAGTCCGATGGCCTGCTGGAACGTGTGGCCAGTGTTCGGGCTGAGTTGTATGGATCGCTGGGTGCTACGGGCAAAGGACACGGCAGTGACAAGGCCGTGTTGCTCGGCTTTGAAGGCGAGCAGCCGGATAGCGTGGATACCGAGAGTGTGGAAGGACGCCTGGCTGCGATACGTGTCGAAGGCAATATCAATCTGCTGGGCGAGAAACCTATTCGTTTCGTGGAAAAGGAGCATCTGGCGATGATTCGCAAGCCGCTCCCTTACCATCCCAACGGTATGGTGTTCCGCGCTTTCGATGACGCAGGCATCCAGCTTCGCAGCAGGGAATTCTATTCGGTGGGCGGTGGGTTCGTCGTGGATGAAGCCGCTGTTGGGGTTGATCGCATTGTCGAGGATCGCACGCCGCTACCCTATCCGTTCCGCACCGCCAAGGAGTTGCTGGATCAGTGCACCAGGCATGGGCTGTCTGTAAGCGAGCTGATGTGGGAGAACGAAAAGGTCTGGCGCAGCCCCGAGGAAACCAGTAGGGGCCTGCTGAAGATCTGGCAAGTGATGCAGGACTGCGTGAAGGCCGGCTGTCGCAAGGAAGGCATCATGCCCGGCGGGCTCAAGGTCAAGCGCCGCGCCGCCGCGCTCTACCGCCAGCTCAGCGAGCAGCCGGAAGCCAACCTGCGCGACAGCCTCTCCGTGCTCGACTGGGTCAACCTCTACGCCCTGGCGGTGAACGAGGAAAACGCCACCGGCGGCCGTGTGGTCACCGCGCCCACCAACGGCGCGGCCGGCATCGTGCCGGCGGTGCTGCACTACTACAGCCGCTTCATCACGGGCGCGGATGAGGAGGGCGTTAAGCGCTTTCTGCTCACTGCCGCCGCCATCGGCATCCTCTACAAGGAGAACGCCTCCATCTCCGGCGCCGAGGTCGGCTGCCAGGGCGAGGTCGGCGTGGCCTGCTCGATGGCCGCCGGCGCCCTCTGCGAAGTCCTCGGCGGCACCCCGCAGCAGGTGGAGAACGCCGCCGAGATCGGCATGGAGCACAACCTCGGGCTGACCTGCGACCCGGTCGGCGGCCTGGTCCAGGTGCCCTGCATCGAGCGCAACGCGATGGGCTCGGTGAAGGCCATCAACGCCGCGCGCATGGCCCTGCGCGGCGACGGCCAGCACTTCATCTCGCTCGACAAGGTGATCCGCACCATGCGCCAGACCGGCGCCGACATGAAGAGTAAATACAAGGAAACCGCCCGCGGTGGCCTCGCTGTGAACATCATCGAATGCTGA
- the glyA gene encoding serine hydroxymethyltransferase → MFHKSVTLSDFDPALFDAIRHEAQRQEDHIELIASENYTSPQVMQAQGTELTNKYAEGYPGKRYYGGCEHVDVVEQLAIDRAKKLFGADYANVQPHSGSQANAAVYLALLQPGDTILGMSLAHGGHLTHGAKVSSSGKLYNAVQYGIDAYGLIDYAEVERLALEHQPKMIVAGFSAYSRVVDFERFRRIADKVGSYLFVDMAHVAGLVAAGLYPNPLPHADVVTTTTHKTLRGPRGGLILARSNPDLEKKLNSAVFPGAQGGPLMHVIAAKAVCFKEALDPSFKEYQAQVIANARAMAEVFVGRGYDVVSGGTDNHLFLLSLIKQGLTGKDADAALDRVGITVNKNAVPNDPQSPFVTSGIRIGTPAVTTRGFQVSECRALASWICDILDHLGDADVEAQVARQVAGLCARFPVYAA, encoded by the coding sequence ATGTTCCATAAGAGTGTCACCCTGTCCGATTTTGACCCTGCGCTCTTCGATGCTATTCGCCACGAGGCCCAGCGTCAGGAAGACCATATCGAGTTGATCGCTTCGGAGAACTACACCAGCCCGCAGGTAATGCAGGCCCAGGGTACCGAGCTGACCAACAAGTACGCCGAGGGCTATCCGGGCAAGCGTTACTACGGCGGCTGCGAGCACGTGGATGTGGTGGAGCAACTGGCCATCGATCGCGCCAAGAAACTGTTTGGTGCCGATTACGCCAACGTCCAGCCGCACTCCGGCTCCCAGGCCAACGCAGCGGTCTATCTGGCTCTGCTTCAGCCTGGCGATACCATTCTCGGCATGAGCCTGGCGCATGGCGGCCACCTGACCCACGGTGCCAAGGTGTCGTCTTCCGGCAAGCTGTACAACGCCGTGCAATACGGTATCGATGCCTACGGCTTGATCGACTATGCAGAAGTCGAACGCCTGGCCCTCGAGCATCAGCCGAAGATGATCGTCGCCGGTTTCTCGGCTTACTCGCGCGTGGTCGATTTCGAGCGTTTTCGTCGAATCGCTGACAAGGTCGGTTCCTACCTCTTCGTCGACATGGCTCACGTCGCTGGCTTGGTCGCCGCCGGCCTGTACCCGAACCCGCTGCCCCATGCCGACGTGGTCACCACCACCACTCACAAGACCCTGCGTGGCCCGCGCGGTGGCCTGATCCTGGCTCGCTCCAATCCTGACCTGGAGAAGAAGCTGAACTCCGCCGTGTTCCCTGGCGCTCAGGGTGGCCCGCTGATGCACGTTATCGCGGCCAAGGCCGTGTGCTTCAAGGAAGCGCTGGATCCCTCCTTCAAGGAGTACCAGGCACAGGTCATCGCCAATGCGCGCGCCATGGCGGAGGTTTTCGTCGGCCGCGGTTACGACGTGGTCTCTGGTGGTACCGACAATCACCTGTTCTTGCTCAGCCTGATCAAGCAAGGCCTCACTGGTAAAGATGCTGACGCAGCCCTTGATCGCGTGGGTATCACCGTGAACAAGAACGCTGTGCCCAACGATCCCCAGTCGCCCTTTGTGACCTCGGGCATTCGCATCGGTACTCCGGCGGTGACCACTCGAGGATTCCAGGTTTCGGAGTGCCGCGCCCTCGCGAGCTGGATCTGCGACATTCTCGACCACCTCGGCGATGCCGATGTCGAGGCTCAGGTAGCGCGCCAGGTTGCGGGGCTTTGCGCTCGCTTCCCGGTATACGCAGCCTGA